A region from the Triticum aestivum cultivar Chinese Spring chromosome 3D, IWGSC CS RefSeq v2.1, whole genome shotgun sequence genome encodes:
- the LOC123077190 gene encoding ubiquitin-like domain-containing protein CIP73 isoform X1 (The sequence of the model RefSeq protein was modified relative to this genomic sequence to represent the inferred CDS: added 33 bases not found in genome assembly) has protein sequence MFLIIQFLSLHEIMECNSSDVQMSHCAEGSETTIEIKIKTLDSQTYNLRVNKCVPIPLLKDKIATVTGVLSEQQRLICRGRVLKDDELLSAYHVEDGHTLHLVVRQPGQPAASGNAGNEASVSNSTRRHGRTVRSIVLEAVDLDQGSEFSSIAQILQSMLTSPQVQGGSAPSDTRPSEPMQSSFPNDVRVELDQQQASLHFPEAAVGSSMPNVIPDSVSTISQYINLMRDSFRREGFNGNAQTVGNIDPGTAGSAHASGTQSQESQPGSTSAHHVLPTAALLAETMHSTRQLLVDLAGELLSQLSTQLGDLGNVSDSTTRRNLQQSAMRQGVLLQSLGSLLLELGRTTMTLRINPAPSEAVVNSGPAVFISPSGPNPLMVPPVPFFPGPRSVQMGQMFSSLGSQGSVLHPRDADVHIRTSGSVPVASTNPSESVGAQQAQEHTDRTGNASHSNARGAFARVAGGAPFAVGSGVRLLPLRTVGAVPAGISRSPSGSSSGGVGVIIPMITRVHQRVNSNGSGARNGQTPNEPHSDTHANLQPNPQPSQAREAGNLGHAVEVNVGNTSQASHGQQNGQGPFSQLMDSLQWIGSLFSGENPPANGTSQHAPAASAEPVDARNHAVPEASVASDEGIRFANLVRQIMPHISQVENQPQSTPADTSNTPSQAAVPESANGSRDGPSDSRNSRQHNRDPVDGPNSKRQRRMSE, from the exons GAGATTATGGAGTGTAATTCTTCAGATGTGCAAATGTCACACTGCGCTGAGGGTTCCGAGACTACAATAGAGATCAAAATCAAGACTTTGGATTCCCAAACATACAATTTGCGCGTGAATAAATGT GTGCCAATTCCTCTGCTAAAGGACAAAATAGCTACCGTAACTGGAGTATTGTCTGAACAACAACGTCTGATTTGTCGTGGGAGAGTCTTGAAGGATGATGAACTTCTCTCTGCTTATC ATGTTGAAGATGGCCATACGTTGCATCTTGTTGTTAGACAACCAGGCCAGCCAGCTGCATCAGGAAATGCAGGAAATGAAG CTAGTGTATCAAATTCAACTCGTCGTCATGGTCGCACGGTTCGCAGTATTGTGCTTGAGGCTGTAGATTTGGACCAGGGGAGTGAATTCTCTAGCATTGCCCAG ATTCTCCAGAGCATGTTGACCAGCCCACAAGTTCAG GGTGGATCAGCACCTTCTGATACCAGACCTTCAGAACCTATGCAATCTTCATTCCCAAATGATGTCAGGGTCGAACTTGATCAGCAGCAGGCTTCTCTGCATTTCCCTGAAGCGGCAGTTGGATCATCAATGCCAAAT GTCATCCCTGATTCCGTGAGTACAATTTCTCAGTACATTAACCTTATGAGGGACTCGTTTAGGAGGGAAGGCTTCAATGGAAATG CACAAACGGTGGGTAACATTGACCCTGGAACTGCAGGAAGTGCTCATGCTAGTGGTACACAAAGCCAGGAAAGCCAGCCTGGTTCAACTTCTGCACATCATGTACTTCCTACTGCAGCATTGCTAGCTGAAACCATGCACTCTACTAGACAACTTCTTGTTGACCTGGCTGGAGAATTGCTATCT CAACTCTCGACGCAATTGGGAGATCTTGGGAATGTAAGTGACTCCACAACACGGAGGAACCTTCAACAGAGTGCAATGAGACAAGGTGTTCTCCTCCAGAGTCTTGGTTCATTACTTCTAGAACTTGGTCGCACCACAATGACGCTTCGTATCAATCCCGCACCT TCAGAAGCGGTTGTAAATTCTGGACCGGCTGTTTTTATTTCTCCATCTGGGCCAAACCCTCTAATGGTTCCT CCTGTTCCGTTTTTTCCAGGACCAAGATCTGTCCAAATGGGTCAGATGTTTTCTAGTCTTGGTTCGCAAGGCTCTGTTCTACACCCAAGAGATGCTGATGTCCATATCCGTACAA GTGGGTCTGTGCCTGTAGCCAGTACTAACCCAAGTGAATCGGTTGGGGCACAGCAAGCACAAGAACATACAGATAGAACTGGCAATGCTTCACATTCAAACGCTAGAGGAGCATTTGCACGAGTTGCAGGTGGTGCTCCTTTTGCTGTTGGGTCTGGAGTTAGACTATTGCCACTTAGGACAGTTGGTGCTGTGCCTGCTGGCATCAGTCGCTCTCCATCGGGTTCTTCTAGTGGAGGAGTTGGTGTTATCATTCCAATGATCACCAGAGTTCATCAAAGAGTAAATTCTAATGGTAGCGGTGCACGAAATGGTCAAACTCCAAATGAACCTCATAGTGACACCCATGCTAATCTGCAACCGAATCCTCAGCCATCTCAAGCACGTGAAGCAG GTAATCTGGGACATGCGGTTGAGGTCAATGTGGGGAACACTTCGCAGGCTTCCCATGGTCAGCAGAATGGCCAGGGTCCTTTTTCTCAGTTGATGGACAGTCTCCAGTGGATTGGATCACTGTTTTCTGGAGAAAATCCCCCAGCAAATGGTACAAGTCAGCATGCACCAGCGGCTTCTGCTGAGCCGGTAGATGCTAGAAACCATGCAGTACCTGAAGCTTCAGTGGCCAGTGACGAGGGGATACGCTTTGCTAATTTGGTCAGGCAAATTATGCCACATATCTCCCAGGTTGAAAACCAGCCTCAAAGCACCCCTGCAGACACCAGCAATACTCCTTCACAG GCTGCTGTGCCCGAGAGCGCAAACGGTTCGAGGGATGGGCCAAGTGATTCCAGGAATTCACGTCAACATAACCGCGACCCAGTTGACGGGCCTAATTCTAAAAGGCAAAGGAG AATGAGTGAGTGA
- the LOC123077190 gene encoding ubiquitin-like domain-containing protein CIP73 isoform X2 (The sequence of the model RefSeq protein was modified relative to this genomic sequence to represent the inferred CDS: added 33 bases not found in genome assembly): protein MFLIIQFLSLHEIMECNSSDVQMSHCAEGSETTIEIKIKTLDSQTYNLRVNKCVPIPLLKDKIATVTGVLSEQQRLICRGRVLKDDELLSAYHVEDGHTLHLVVRQPGQPAASGNAGNEASVSNSTRRHGRTVRSIVLEAVDLDQGSEFSSIAQILQSMLTSPQVQGGSAPSDTRPSEPMQSSFPNDVRVELDQQQASLHFPEAAVGSSMPNVIPDSVSTISQYINLMRDSFRREGFNGNAQTVGNIDPGTAGSAHASGTQSQESQPGSTSAHHVLPTAALLAETMHSTRQLLVDLAGELLSQLSTQLGDLGNVSDSTTRRNLQQSAMRQGVLLQSLGSLLLELGRTTMTLRINPAPSEAVVNSGPAVFISPSGPNPLMVPPVPFFPGPRSVQMGQMFSSLGSQGSVLHPRDADVHIRTSNLGHAVEVNVGNTSQASHGQQNGQGPFSQLMDSLQWIGSLFSGENPPANGTSQHAPAASAEPVDARNHAVPEASVASDEGIRFANLVRQIMPHISQVENQPQSTPADTSNTPSQAAVPESANGSRDGPSDSRNSRQHNRDPVDGPNSKRQRRMSE, encoded by the exons GAGATTATGGAGTGTAATTCTTCAGATGTGCAAATGTCACACTGCGCTGAGGGTTCCGAGACTACAATAGAGATCAAAATCAAGACTTTGGATTCCCAAACATACAATTTGCGCGTGAATAAATGT GTGCCAATTCCTCTGCTAAAGGACAAAATAGCTACCGTAACTGGAGTATTGTCTGAACAACAACGTCTGATTTGTCGTGGGAGAGTCTTGAAGGATGATGAACTTCTCTCTGCTTATC ATGTTGAAGATGGCCATACGTTGCATCTTGTTGTTAGACAACCAGGCCAGCCAGCTGCATCAGGAAATGCAGGAAATGAAG CTAGTGTATCAAATTCAACTCGTCGTCATGGTCGCACGGTTCGCAGTATTGTGCTTGAGGCTGTAGATTTGGACCAGGGGAGTGAATTCTCTAGCATTGCCCAG ATTCTCCAGAGCATGTTGACCAGCCCACAAGTTCAG GGTGGATCAGCACCTTCTGATACCAGACCTTCAGAACCTATGCAATCTTCATTCCCAAATGATGTCAGGGTCGAACTTGATCAGCAGCAGGCTTCTCTGCATTTCCCTGAAGCGGCAGTTGGATCATCAATGCCAAAT GTCATCCCTGATTCCGTGAGTACAATTTCTCAGTACATTAACCTTATGAGGGACTCGTTTAGGAGGGAAGGCTTCAATGGAAATG CACAAACGGTGGGTAACATTGACCCTGGAACTGCAGGAAGTGCTCATGCTAGTGGTACACAAAGCCAGGAAAGCCAGCCTGGTTCAACTTCTGCACATCATGTACTTCCTACTGCAGCATTGCTAGCTGAAACCATGCACTCTACTAGACAACTTCTTGTTGACCTGGCTGGAGAATTGCTATCT CAACTCTCGACGCAATTGGGAGATCTTGGGAATGTAAGTGACTCCACAACACGGAGGAACCTTCAACAGAGTGCAATGAGACAAGGTGTTCTCCTCCAGAGTCTTGGTTCATTACTTCTAGAACTTGGTCGCACCACAATGACGCTTCGTATCAATCCCGCACCT TCAGAAGCGGTTGTAAATTCTGGACCGGCTGTTTTTATTTCTCCATCTGGGCCAAACCCTCTAATGGTTCCT CCTGTTCCGTTTTTTCCAGGACCAAGATCTGTCCAAATGGGTCAGATGTTTTCTAGTCTTGGTTCGCAAGGCTCTGTTCTACACCCAAGAGATGCTGATGTCCATATCCGTACAA GTAATCTGGGACATGCGGTTGAGGTCAATGTGGGGAACACTTCGCAGGCTTCCCATGGTCAGCAGAATGGCCAGGGTCCTTTTTCTCAGTTGATGGACAGTCTCCAGTGGATTGGATCACTGTTTTCTGGAGAAAATCCCCCAGCAAATGGTACAAGTCAGCATGCACCAGCGGCTTCTGCTGAGCCGGTAGATGCTAGAAACCATGCAGTACCTGAAGCTTCAGTGGCCAGTGACGAGGGGATACGCTTTGCTAATTTGGTCAGGCAAATTATGCCACATATCTCCCAGGTTGAAAACCAGCCTCAAAGCACCCCTGCAGACACCAGCAATACTCCTTCACAG GCTGCTGTGCCCGAGAGCGCAAACGGTTCGAGGGATGGGCCAAGTGATTCCAGGAATTCACGTCAACATAACCGCGACCCAGTTGACGGGCCTAATTCTAAAAGGCAAAGGAG AATGAGTGAGTGA